The following coding sequences are from one Coprobacter tertius window:
- a CDS encoding S41 family peptidase: MIKSNYLHKTVVGLFILFFILPVRAEGPDKKNFDIAKNLEILNALYKELNMFYVDSIDTEATIGRGIRAMLAGLDPYTNYIPESEREDFRTMTTGEYGGIGALIQTREKDTYISEPYEGMPAQIAGLKAGDKIISIDGKSVHGLESATVSDMLKGVANTTVKVVVERQGEKEPIKKDIIRKKIQINSVPYYGVVGENTGYIYLSSFTDKSASEVKNALLDLKNNKKIGSLILDLRENPGGILDEAVKIVNFFVPKGKEVLSTRGKVKQWDRTYKTTQEPIDTDIPLVVLVSNGSASAAEIVSGALQDLDRAVIVGDRTYGKGLVQTTRSLPYNATLKVTTSKYYIPSGRLIQAIDYSHRNADGSARAIPDSLTTAYKTANGRIVRDGGGIKPDFESKEKRKGNICYYLVRDMLTFDFATDYARKHKTIPPVEEFTLTDRDFDDFKAFVKSKDFKYDRQSERILKDLREMAEFEGYSDEAKEEFSALEKKLTHNLDHEMDTFKKDIMDILTVEIVKRYYYQKGEIMQSIKDDADIKQAVEILDNKDLYEKTLNMNGVKESDKK, encoded by the coding sequence ATGATAAAATCGAATTATTTGCATAAAACCGTTGTAGGACTTTTTATCCTGTTTTTTATTTTACCGGTTCGTGCAGAAGGTCCTGATAAAAAAAATTTCGATATAGCTAAAAATCTGGAGATTTTGAATGCTCTTTATAAAGAGCTAAATATGTTTTATGTAGATTCTATCGATACAGAGGCCACGATAGGTAGGGGAATACGGGCGATGTTGGCAGGTCTCGATCCTTATACCAATTATATTCCTGAATCGGAAAGAGAAGATTTTCGCACGATGACTACGGGTGAATACGGTGGTATTGGTGCACTAATACAAACAAGAGAAAAAGATACTTATATCTCTGAACCTTATGAAGGTATGCCTGCACAGATCGCGGGTTTGAAAGCAGGGGACAAAATAATCTCGATCGACGGTAAATCCGTACACGGTCTCGAGTCGGCTACTGTGAGCGATATGCTGAAAGGGGTTGCAAATACAACGGTAAAGGTGGTTGTGGAACGTCAGGGTGAAAAAGAGCCGATCAAAAAAGACATTATACGTAAGAAAATACAAATTAATTCGGTTCCCTATTACGGTGTAGTAGGAGAAAATACCGGATACATTTATTTGTCGAGTTTTACTGATAAATCTGCGTCAGAAGTGAAGAATGCGTTACTCGATCTGAAAAATAACAAGAAAATAGGTTCATTGATTCTCGATCTGCGAGAAAACCCGGGCGGTATTCTCGATGAAGCGGTAAAAATCGTCAATTTTTTTGTGCCTAAAGGTAAGGAAGTTCTTTCTACACGAGGAAAAGTTAAACAATGGGATCGTACTTATAAAACGACTCAGGAACCTATCGATACAGATATTCCTCTGGTGGTATTGGTAAGCAATGGATCAGCTTCGGCGGCCGAGATTGTGTCAGGTGCATTGCAAGATCTCGACAGAGCCGTTATCGTGGGAGATCGTACCTATGGAAAAGGATTGGTGCAAACGACACGTTCTCTTCCTTATAACGCAACACTGAAAGTGACTACGTCTAAATATTATATTCCAAGCGGACGCTTGATACAGGCAATCGATTATTCTCACCGTAATGCCGATGGAAGTGCGCGGGCTATTCCTGACAGTCTGACAACCGCATATAAAACGGCTAATGGAAGAATCGTACGGGATGGCGGTGGAATAAAACCCGATTTCGAGTCGAAAGAAAAGCGAAAAGGAAATATCTGTTATTATCTTGTTAGAGATATGCTTACTTTTGATTTTGCTACCGATTATGCACGCAAACACAAAACTATCCCTCCGGTAGAGGAATTTACCCTTACCGATCGGGATTTCGATGATTTTAAGGCGTTTGTAAAAAGTAAAGATTTTAAATATGATCGGCAAAGCGAGAGAATACTGAAAGATTTGCGTGAAATGGCCGAATTTGAGGGTTATTCGGATGAAGCAAAAGAAGAATTTTCAGCTCTTGAGAAGAAACTTACTCATAATCTCGATCATGAGATGGATACTTTTAAGAAAGATATAATGGATATTCTTACGGTGGAAATCGTAAAGCGCTATTATTATCAAAAAGGTGAGATAATGCAATCTATTAAGGATGATGCCGATATTAAGCAGGCTGTAGAAATACTCGATAATAAAGATTTGTATGAAAAGACTCTGAATATGAACGGAGTAAAGGAAAGCGATAAAAAATAA
- a CDS encoding NUDIX domain-containing protein has product MNIKRGHPLRLFRFCPKCGSARFIENNGHSKRCESCGFTYYFNPRAAVVAVILNDEGEILVCRRAKDPAKGTLDLPGGFTESYETAEEAVNREVKEETGLDIVQTRYLFSLPNVYTYSGFDVHTMDLFFESRVVSSENLEARDDVAECFFIPFGDINPEDFGLASIRAGIKKIITSKDLLQCF; this is encoded by the coding sequence ATGAATATAAAACGTGGGCACCCGTTGCGTTTGTTTCGCTTTTGTCCCAAATGCGGATCGGCTCGTTTTATAGAGAATAACGGCCACTCTAAACGATGCGAATCCTGTGGATTTACTTACTATTTCAATCCCAGAGCGGCGGTTGTTGCCGTGATATTAAATGATGAAGGCGAGATTCTGGTATGCCGCCGGGCTAAAGATCCGGCAAAAGGTACACTCGATTTGCCCGGAGGGTTTACCGAGTCGTATGAAACCGCAGAAGAGGCAGTTAACCGAGAGGTAAAAGAAGAAACGGGATTGGATATAGTGCAAACACGTTATTTGTTTTCTTTACCGAATGTTTATACTTACTCGGGTTTCGACGTACATACTATGGACCTCTTTTTTGAGAGCCGTGTCGTATCTTCAGAAAATCTTGAAGCACGAGATGATGTGGCCGAATGCTTTTTTATTCCGTTCGGCGACATAAATCCCGAAGATTTCGGGCTGGCGTCGATTCGTGCGGGAATTAAAAAAATTATAACAAGTAAGGATTTGTTGCAGTGTTTTTGA